Below is a genomic region from Paraburkholderia sp. BL23I1N1.
GAGGCATTGCATCAGGCGCAGGCAGCGGCGGCCGGTTTGCTGTCGCGCGACCTGACCACGCAGAACTATGCGATGCAGCACGTGAAGGTCACGCAGGAGATGTTGCGGGCGCGCGCCGCGTCGCGTGGACGTGTGCCGGCAGGCGCGGCCGAGGCCGGCGCCGACGTCAAGGCAGCGGCAGCGGCGCAGCGCGCCGCGCCGGCCGCCACCACCGTGAGGCAGCCGGTGCGAATTCGCGCGGGCAGTCACGCGCAGGTGCAGGGGCAAGCTCGCGGTCACGGCCAGAGCCAGGGTCCTTCGCGCCAATCACGCGGAGGCCTCTAAACGATGTCGACGATTGCGCGAGCCGGCGACGACAACGCGGGGCGGGTGCTGTCCGGCGCTCGCAAGGAGTGGCTGCCGGAGGCTTTACTGTGGCTGATCACGGCAATGCTGATCGTCGCGCATCAGGGCACGGTGCTCACGCTCGCATTCCCGGTGCTCGCGATCCTGACGGGCCTGTGGCTCTACTTCAAGAGCCCGGCGCGCTACATCGGCTTCATGTGGTGGCTATGGTTCCTGAGCCCGGAAGTGCGGCGTCTCGCCGACTGGTCCAAAGGCTCGTTCACGCCGACCAGCCTGATCCAGGTCGCGCCGCTCGCCGTGACGATGATCAGCGCGTTGTCCCTGCTCCGGTACTACAAGCTGCTGTCGCAACGCCGCGGGCTGCCGGTGCTGCTGGTTCTGTTGGGGCTCGCCTATGCCTTCATGATCGGCGTGATGTCGAGCGGTCCGCTCGCCGCGACCTATGACCTCGCGAACTGGCTCTATCCGATCCTGATCGGCTTTCACATCATGGCGCACACGCATCAGTACCCGAAGTATCGCGACACCATTGTCAGTACCTTCATCTGGGGCATGCTGGTGATGGGCGGCTACGGTCTGATCCAGTTCTTCATCATGCCGCCGTGGGACGCGCTGTGGATGCTCGGCTCGCAGATGAATTCGCAAGGCGACCCCGTGCCGATGGGCGTGCGCGTGTTCAGCACGATGAACTCGTCGGGACCGTTCGCGTTCGCGATGATGGGCGCGATGGTCTACGTGATGGCAGCGACGCACCGCGTGCGCTGGATCGCGGCGGCGCTCGGCTTCTTTTCGTTCGCGCTGAGCCTCGTGCGTTCGACGTGGGGCGGCTGGGTGATCGCGCTCCTGATCCAGCTGGTCAAGGCGAACAACAAGGTGCGCGTGCGGATCGTCGCGAGTGCGGTGCTGCTTGCCGGTCTTTGCGTGCCGCTGCTCACGGTCGGCCCGGTCGCCGAGCGGATGCAGGCGCGCCTGAACACGCTCGTCAACCTGAGCGACGACCAGAGCTACGCCGCGCGTAACGAGTTCTACGCGACCTTCGCGAAGACAGCCTTTACCGATGTCTCCGGCGAAGGCATGGGCGCGACCGGCACCTCGACCAAGCTCTCGAACGACGGCGGTCAGCTCGGCCAGTACGGCAACTTCGACAGCGGCGTGATGAACATCCCGTTCGTGCTCGGCTGGCCCGGCACCTTGCTCTATATGTCCGGCATCGTGTGGCTGGTGGTGCGCGCGGCGCTCGCGTCGTTCAAGCTGCGCAACGACAAATTCGTGTCCGCCTGCCTGAGCCTCAGCCTCGCGACTTTCGCCATGCTCGTGTTTACCAATTCGCTGGTCGGCACGGGCGGCCTGCTGCTTTTCATGAGTGTTTTTTCGATCCTTTCCGCGGTGCACTACGACAAGATGAACCGCAGACGCACGCTATTTCTCCACGGAGGCACTGATTGAGAGTCGCCATTGTCACGCACGTCGTGCGCCATAACGACGGCCAGGGGCGCGTCAACCACGAGATTGCGCGCGCCGCCCTCGATGAGAACATTGCGGTCACCCTGGTTGCCTCGCACGTTGCGCCGGATTTGCTCGCGCATCCGGACGTACGCTGGGCGCCGATAAAAATCGGCCGCTGGTGGCCCACCAATCTGCTGCGCCAGCAGGTGTTCGCCTTCAAGAGCGCGATGTGGCTGCGTGCGCATCGCCGCGAATACGACGTGTTGCACGTGAATGGTTTCATCACGTGGATGCCCGCCGACGTCAACACCTCGCACTTCGTGCATAGCGGCTGGTTTGGCAGCAAGTATTACCCGTTCGGACTCACGAAAGGCGTGTGGTCCGCGTACCAGTCGATCTATACGCGCTGCAACGCCGTGCTCGAACGCTGGGCGTACCGTCGCTCGAAAGTGATCACGGCGGTGTCGCAAAAGATCGCCGATGAAATTCGCGCGATCGGTTTGACGCCTCACAACCGGGTCGACGTGATTTACAACGGCGTCGATACGCAAGGCTTCGCGGCCGCAACGGGCGACCGCGCGAAATTTGGCCTACCGGCGGACGCATTCCTGCTGCTGTTCGTGGGCGACCTGCGCACACCGCGCAAAAACCTCGGCACGGTGCTGGCCGCGCTCAAGCATCTGCCCGAACACGTGCAGATCGCGGTGGCCGGTTTTCTGCCAGGCAGCCCGTATCCGGAACAGGCGAAAGCGCTCGGCATTGCGCATCGCGTGCATTTTCTCGGGTTGGTCAAGGAGATGCCGGTGCTGATGCATTCGGTCGACGCGTTCGTGTTTCCGTCGCGTTACGAGGCGATGAGCCTGTCGCTGCTCGAAGCGATGGCCGCGGGCCTGCCGGTGGTCACGGCGCGGACGGCGGGCGGCGCCGAAATCATCACGCCGGAATGCGGCATCGTGCTCGACGATCCGGACGATCCCAAGGCCTTGGCAGGCGCCGTCGCGCGCCTGGCCGACAACGACGACGCGCGCCGCGCTATGGGCGCCGCTGCCAACGAGCTTGCGACCGGCTTCGGCTGGGCGCGGATGGCCGCGCAATACATCGCGCTGTACCGGCAACTGGAAGGGCAGCAGAAGGACCGCCTGCGCAGCGAAACGGAAGCCGCGGCGGTGGCGAGGAACGACGCGCTGACGCTGAACACGCTCGCCGGGCAAACCATTCACCACCACACTCAGAACGCACAGGGGCAACAATCATGAGCACGAGTTCAATCAAATCGCTGCAGATCGGGATGCACTGGTTTCCTGAGCGCGCGGGCGGCCTCGACCGCATGTATTACTCGCTGGTTGGTGCGCTGCCGGGTGCGGGCGTTGCCGTGCGCGGCGTGGTGGCCGGCTCGCCCAAAGTCGCCGCGGACACGGGCGGCGCGATCAACGGTTTCGGCTCCGCCGCACAATCGCTGCCGCTGCGGCTGATGGCGGCACGCCGCGCGCTGCGCCAGGAGATCGGCACCTCGCGTCCGGACGTGATTTCGTCGCACTTCGCGCTGTACACGTTTCCGGGTCTCGACGTGACGCGCGGCATTCCGCAGGTGTCGCATTTTCAGGGACCGTGGGCCGACGAGAGTCACGTCGAAGGCGCCGATTCGTTCGGTCAGCGCGCCAAGCGCTATCTGGAGCAATCGGTGTATGCGCGCTCGTCGCGTCTGATCGTGTTGTCGGAGGCGTTCGGCAAGATTCTGACTTCGCGCTATCGCATCTCGCCGGAGCGCGTGCGCGTCGTGCCGGGCTGCGTGGATGTCGAGCAGTTCAATCTGCCGATCACGCCGGCCGAGGCGCGCCTGAAGCTGCAACTGCCGCAGGACCGGCCGATCGTGCTGGCCGTGCGGCGTCTGGTGCGCCGCATGGGTCTCGAAGATCTGATCGATGCGGTGAAGCTGCTCAAGCGCACCGAACCCGATGTGCTGCTGCTGATCGCGGGCAAGGGGCGGCTCGAAGGCGAATTGCAGGCGCGTATCACTGAGGCTGGGCTCGAGAACAACGTCAAGCTGCTGGGCTTCGTGCCCGATCAGCATCTGGCGGCGTTGTACCGGGCGGCGAATATCAGCGTGGTGCCGACGGTGGCGTTGGAGGGTTTCGGGCTGATTACCGTTGAATCGCTGGCTTCGGGCACGCCCGTGCTGGTGACGCCGGTCGGCGGCTTACCGGAAGCGGTGGCGGGTTTGTCGCCAGATCTGGTGTTGCCGGAGACGGGCGCGAAGGCGATCGCGGCGGGTCTGGCAGGCGCGTTGAATGGCTCGCTAAAGTTGCCGGATGCCGAGGCTTGCCGACGTTATGCACGCGAGAAGTTCGATAACTCGGTGATCGCAAAGCGGGTGGCGTCGGTGTATAGCGAGGCGATCAAGGCGGGTGGGGTGCATTGAACGGCTCAGGCCGTGCCGCCATCAGGTGGCACGACTGCCGTCGGCATTGAGAAGCCGGAACTCGGCAGAAGACTCTTCGAATGCGTGAGCGCTTCTCATGCTGGCTATGAGGCTTGCAACGTCGGCGTAATCGAATCCAGCGGACCAGGTGGCCATTCGCGACAAGGCGGTGATCAGTGGTTCCGGGCGCCCACTTTGCGTAAGGGCTCGCAAACAATCCACGAACTGCGGGTGGAAAAGCGTTGGGATGATGATTCGACAGCGTTCCCTGCGGGACAACTCCGCGTTCATGACCAGTCTGGACAGACGTCCATTGCCGTCCGCGAAGGGATGGACCTCCGCGACGAGGAAGAGATAGTAGATTGCCCGTGCCATACCTTCAGGAATTGACAGCGCGAGGCGCGATCCTTCGGCAAGGGTTCCGCGAACGTGGGATGGCTGGACAAATTGGGTCGTGCCCGCGTAGTTTGCCTCGAGCTTGAGGTTGCCAGGGTCGACCTCCGGTCTGCGTTCAAGCATGATTCGATGGCGTTCCTGAAGCACATCGACAAAATCTTGCCCGGCGGGTGGCACCATTGCCCGGGTATCGCTCCGATACGCGAGATTGAACACGCCGAGGATGTCATGCGAATCCTTGGGGCGTTGCGCGACAATCTGGTTACGCAGCACGATGCCTTCGGCTTCCTCCACGGAGAACCGGGTGCCCTCGACGTAGTTGGAAAAATACGATTCGAGAAAGGCGAAATGGATACGGCTGTTGCCTTGATCGGCTATGTCGGCGATATCCGGCAGTACCGTCGTGCGTAGCGCCGTGGCGAGCGAATCGAAAAGACGCATGCGCTCCATGTCGATGGGGGTGCCCTGGGCGATGGCCAACCCCGCCTTCGTTTTGAGAACGCCCTTTGAATGCGTGCTCAACAGCGCACCGATCAAACTGTTGAGTACGTCGTAACTGGTTTGCGCGCCGAGCGGTTCGACGAGTTCGCGAGCACGATCGCGAATCAGGTTGAGTCCCGCCTCCTTGCTCGCGTTAAGGCTGGTAATCAGGCGTTCTTCGATGTCATCGCGCGCAGCCCGGGTCGTGGCTGCAGCTCGACCGAGATTTTCGAGAAGCGCACGTTCTTGCGATGCCCAGTAAAGGTCGAGCGAACCAAGACGCAGGTCGCGAGGCTGCGGACCGGGGCCTTTCAGCAGCACCAGGGTAAGGCCCGGATAACGAATGCGCCGGTTGAATCGTGTTGGATGAGACAGCACGACTTCATCGGACGGCGTGATGCCGCCCGTCAATGCGCTGCGATGGGAGACAACGGCGCCAGGCACCGCATGTGCGGCGATTTTCTGCCAGCTTCGCCTGATTCGGCCAGCGACTTCCTCGTCGGTGCCCGGCTGGACGTACACGCCAGGAGCGACGCGTTTCAGATGGCCGTCTTTCGCGCGGCGCTGAAGGCCTCGGTCGAACTTCGGATCGCCGTCCGCAAACAGGATGTCGTCCGAAAGTCGTTTTTCCGCTAAAGAGAGGGGCATGTCGGCGCCAGAATGTCGCTATCGAGCTTGGATTGTACCTTTTTTGTCGTTTTTCAGCTAAGTTCGCTGTGAGGCGTTGGCGAGCGGATTTGTCGCTAACGCGCTAAGTTTGCAGCGGAAAATTTGAAATTTGTCGCAATTCAGCTAAGTGCGCCGATAGATTGTCGTTTTTCAGCTTAATTTAGGGCCGATTACGCTAGGCGAACCCGACAGGAAAGAATCCTGATTTCTCACCGGCCACGGACGCAAGGCTTTTCCCCACACTTGGAAAAACCCGAGCGCCGGGGCCGGACACGATCGCTCAGAACGTCTCGTGATGCTCGTTCCGGCCAAGATCCGCATGAACCATCATGTGGCACAGCTGTTCGAGCGTGGTTTCCGGCTTCCAGCCGAGCTTCTCGCGCGCCTTGTCGGCGCAACCGATCAGCAGGTCCACTTCGGCCGGGCGGTAGAACTTCGGATTCACGCGTACCAGCGTCTTGCCGGTGGCGACGTCGATGCCGGTCTCGCGCTCTTCCTTGCCCGACCATTCGAGCTGATAACCCGCGGCGGCGAACGCCATGCGCACGAAGTCGCGGACCGTCTCGGTGCGGCCGGTGGCGAGCACGAAGGTGTCGGGCTCATCGGCCTGCAGCATGCGCCACATGCCTTCCACGTATTCGAGCGCAAAGCCCCAATCGCGCTTGGCGCTCAGGTTGCCGAGTTCCAGCGCGTCCTGTTTGCCGAGCTTGATCTTCGCGACGGTGTCCGTGATCTTGCGGGTGACGAATTCACGGCCACGCAGCGGCGATTCGTGATTGAACAGAATGCCGCTGCTGGCGAACAGGTTGTACGACTCGCGATAGTTGATGGTCGACCAGTG
It encodes:
- a CDS encoding glucose-6-phosphate isomerase, translated to MSTIARAGDDNAGRVLSGARKEWLPEALLWLITAMLIVAHQGTVLTLAFPVLAILTGLWLYFKSPARYIGFMWWLWFLSPEVRRLADWSKGSFTPTSLIQVAPLAVTMISALSLLRYYKLLSQRRGLPVLLVLLGLAYAFMIGVMSSGPLAATYDLANWLYPILIGFHIMAHTHQYPKYRDTIVSTFIWGMLVMGGYGLIQFFIMPPWDALWMLGSQMNSQGDPVPMGVRVFSTMNSSGPFAFAMMGAMVYVMAATHRVRWIAAALGFFSFALSLVRSTWGGWVIALLIQLVKANNKVRVRIVASAVLLAGLCVPLLTVGPVAERMQARLNTLVNLSDDQSYAARNEFYATFAKTAFTDVSGEGMGATGTSTKLSNDGGQLGQYGNFDSGVMNIPFVLGWPGTLLYMSGIVWLVVRAALASFKLRNDKFVSACLSLSLATFAMLVFTNSLVGTGGLLLFMSVFSILSAVHYDKMNRRRTLFLHGGTD
- a CDS encoding glycosyltransferase family 4 protein is translated as MRVAIVTHVVRHNDGQGRVNHEIARAALDENIAVTLVASHVAPDLLAHPDVRWAPIKIGRWWPTNLLRQQVFAFKSAMWLRAHRREYDVLHVNGFITWMPADVNTSHFVHSGWFGSKYYPFGLTKGVWSAYQSIYTRCNAVLERWAYRRSKVITAVSQKIADEIRAIGLTPHNRVDVIYNGVDTQGFAAATGDRAKFGLPADAFLLLFVGDLRTPRKNLGTVLAALKHLPEHVQIAVAGFLPGSPYPEQAKALGIAHRVHFLGLVKEMPVLMHSVDAFVFPSRYEAMSLSLLEAMAAGLPVVTARTAGGAEIITPECGIVLDDPDDPKALAGAVARLADNDDARRAMGAAANELATGFGWARMAAQYIALYRQLEGQQKDRLRSETEAAAVARNDALTLNTLAGQTIHHHTQNAQGQQS
- a CDS encoding glycosyltransferase family 4 protein, with the protein product MSTSSIKSLQIGMHWFPERAGGLDRMYYSLVGALPGAGVAVRGVVAGSPKVAADTGGAINGFGSAAQSLPLRLMAARRALRQEIGTSRPDVISSHFALYTFPGLDVTRGIPQVSHFQGPWADESHVEGADSFGQRAKRYLEQSVYARSSRLIVLSEAFGKILTSRYRISPERVRVVPGCVDVEQFNLPITPAEARLKLQLPQDRPIVLAVRRLVRRMGLEDLIDAVKLLKRTEPDVLLLIAGKGRLEGELQARITEAGLENNVKLLGFVPDQHLAALYRAANISVVPTVALEGFGLITVESLASGTPVLVTPVGGLPEAVAGLSPDLVLPETGAKAIAAGLAGALNGSLKLPDAEACRRYAREKFDNSVIAKRVASVYSEAIKAGGVH
- a CDS encoding Fic family protein; amino-acid sequence: MYVQPGTDEEVAGRIRRSWQKIAAHAVPGAVVSHRSALTGGITPSDEVVLSHPTRFNRRIRYPGLTLVLLKGPGPQPRDLRLGSLDLYWASQERALLENLGRAAATTRAARDDIEERLITSLNASKEAGLNLIRDRARELVEPLGAQTSYDVLNSLIGALLSTHSKGVLKTKAGLAIAQGTPIDMERMRLFDSLATALRTTVLPDIADIADQGNSRIHFAFLESYFSNYVEGTRFSVEEAEGIVLRNQIVAQRPKDSHDILGVFNLAYRSDTRAMVPPAGQDFVDVLQERHRIMLERRPEVDPGNLKLEANYAGTTQFVQPSHVRGTLAEGSRLALSIPEGMARAIYYLFLVAEVHPFADGNGRLSRLVMNAELSRRERCRIIIPTLFHPQFVDCLRALTQSGRPEPLITALSRMATWSAGFDYADVASLIASMRSAHAFEESSAEFRLLNADGSRAT
- the gmd gene encoding GDP-mannose 4,6-dehydratase; protein product: MSQPRKAIITGVSGQDGAYLTKLLLDKGYHVTGTYRRTSSVNFWRIRELGVLDHPNLRLVEHDLTDLGSTLRLLEGAQADELYNLAAQSFVGVSFDQPVTTAEVTGIGALNLLEGIRILNPKTRFYQASTSEMFGLVQAVPQREDTPFYPRSPYGVAKLFAHWSTINYRESYNLFASSGILFNHESPLRGREFVTRKITDTVAKIKLGKQDALELGNLSAKRDWGFALEYVEGMWRMLQADEPDTFVLATGRTETVRDFVRMAFAAAGYQLEWSGKEERETGIDVATGKTLVRVNPKFYRPAEVDLLIGCADKAREKLGWKPETTLEQLCHMMVHADLGRNEHHETF